The following coding sequences lie in one Oceanidesulfovibrio indonesiensis genomic window:
- a CDS encoding TetR/AcrR family transcriptional regulator, which yields MATETRESVLAHALQLFSKRGYEGVGVQEIAASAGVTKPTLYYYFKSKQGLLCTLLNERLSPMLAALDDQDATDGIESGLHRCAETVFGYATADPEMYRLFLALIFAPPESPQFEEAAGHAKRQFLAMERHFQHALEEGVLQDAPALLAATFQGAIHNYITLFLLGHIQLDRHAAQDVVHRFIHGIRYSGK from the coding sequence ATGGCTACAGAAACACGTGAATCAGTGCTTGCTCATGCCCTGCAGCTTTTCTCCAAGCGCGGGTACGAAGGCGTAGGAGTCCAGGAGATCGCGGCATCCGCCGGTGTGACCAAGCCGACGCTGTACTACTATTTCAAAAGTAAGCAAGGGCTGTTGTGCACATTACTCAATGAGCGGCTGTCCCCTATGTTGGCGGCATTGGACGACCAAGACGCCACCGATGGCATCGAGTCCGGCCTGCATCGATGCGCCGAGACGGTGTTCGGCTATGCCACGGCGGATCCGGAAATGTATCGTCTTTTTCTCGCCCTCATATTTGCACCGCCGGAATCGCCTCAGTTTGAAGAAGCCGCGGGGCATGCGAAGCGGCAGTTTCTGGCAATGGAGCGCCACTTCCAACATGCCCTGGAGGAAGGTGTGCTTCAGGACGCCCCGGCATTGCTCGCCGCCACATTTCAGGGAGCGATCCATAACTATATTACTTTGTTCCTGCTTGGGCATATCCAGCTCGACCGACATGCCGCACAAGATGTGGTGCATCGATTCATTCATGGAATCCGGTATTCCGGAAAATAG
- a CDS encoding 3-hydroxyacyl-CoA dehydrogenase NAD-binding domain-containing protein: MKKSVKRVLIVGSGTIGTQVAALFALRGFDTVVYDASKERLERVSKDIAGMYEELIAGGHIDSALAISGLNRLHIADDIAEAAAGVDLVSESVPEDLGIKRQVFGRLNEVCDPGVVFTTNTSDLVPSMLADATGRPELFAAFHFHAPLRGGDVVDVMGHAGASPEVLELLRELAESLGQTPIVLKTERPGYIFNNLLNALTRAALELVVDDVASPETVDMAWKRIMHMPVGPFGILDMVGLDTAQRIAMLGATQQHDAGLKRIADYLSQYVEQGKLGVQSGRGFYEYS; this comes from the coding sequence ATGAAGAAATCAGTAAAGCGGGTATTGATTGTCGGCTCAGGAACCATAGGGACCCAGGTGGCCGCATTGTTCGCCCTGCGGGGCTTCGATACGGTGGTCTACGACGCTTCGAAGGAACGTCTCGAGCGCGTGTCCAAAGACATTGCAGGTATGTACGAGGAGTTGATCGCAGGCGGACATATTGACTCGGCGCTCGCCATATCGGGCTTGAATCGTCTGCACATAGCCGACGACATTGCTGAAGCAGCGGCTGGCGTTGATCTGGTCAGCGAGTCCGTGCCAGAGGATTTAGGCATCAAACGTCAGGTCTTTGGCAGACTGAACGAAGTGTGCGACCCGGGAGTCGTATTCACCACAAATACTTCGGACCTTGTGCCCTCGATGCTGGCGGACGCCACGGGCAGGCCGGAGCTGTTTGCAGCGTTTCATTTCCATGCGCCCTTGCGCGGGGGGGACGTCGTAGACGTTATGGGCCATGCGGGCGCAAGCCCAGAGGTGCTGGAGTTGCTTCGCGAGTTGGCGGAGTCGCTGGGGCAGACGCCGATAGTGCTGAAGACTGAGCGGCCTGGTTATATCTTCAACAATCTACTGAACGCATTGACCAGGGCGGCGCTCGAGCTGGTGGTGGACGATGTGGCCTCGCCGGAGACAGTGGACATGGCCTGGAAGCGCATCATGCACATGCCCGTCGGTCCTTTCGGCATTTTGGACATGGTTGGCCTGGATACGGCCCAACGGATTGCCATGCTCGGTGCGACTCAGCAGCATGACGCCGGCCTGAAGCGCATAGCGGATTATCTGTCGCAGTATGTTGAGCAAGGAAAGCTCGGCGTGCAGAGTGGTCGAGGCTTTTACGAGTACTCCTGA
- a CDS encoding molybdenum cofactor biosynthesis protein MoaE, giving the protein MSADAAIAAIKQEPGFTENVGMILVHNGVVRATSRKDTRAVTAVDISVDLDRVEALRQEFEKYPGIFRVHAEARSGTLVPGDDVLLLVVAGDIRENVKAALAEFLDRVKSEAVSKVEHLVD; this is encoded by the coding sequence ATAAGCGCAGACGCCGCCATCGCGGCAATCAAACAGGAACCTGGCTTTACCGAAAACGTCGGTATGATCCTCGTGCACAACGGCGTGGTCCGCGCCACTTCCCGCAAGGACACCCGCGCGGTGACCGCCGTGGACATTTCGGTGGATCTCGACCGCGTCGAAGCCCTGCGGCAGGAGTTCGAGAAGTACCCCGGCATCTTCCGCGTCCACGCCGAAGCCCGCTCCGGCACCCTCGTCCCTGGAGATGACGTGCTTCTGCTCGTGGTTGCCGGCGACATCCGCGAGAACGTCAAAGCAGCCCTGGCCGAGTTCCTGGACCGGGTCAAGAGCGAAGCAGTGAGCAAAGTGGAACACCTGGTGGACTGA
- a CDS encoding YcaO-like family protein → MIRIAPCPKGYTRDQDKTNPPTETVARVKKIMAAKGRDILAETRRIDTGRLDIPVYLSICGEAAKRVMPTRKQMGKGASPEQAEASALMELVERFSFFSFWEDADFKALTYSEAMEEAEDRGLPPVMPVSEILASVHENLPEEDALRVLDTMRWLFYPATALGEDRETLAPLDWFKVLGEFNGTCAGNATAESLLQGGCELIERHVCALWDRDHRETPTIRHESLQDPVLVQLLRKFTDRSIQVVLKDFTMDMPAPTVAAAAYDPNTFPDRSEIVFTAGTAASPVKAAIRALTEVAQLAGDFETGSVYEASGLPKLESPEEFEALAKGPQVDLDSLPSIEDGDIADELSALCQGLKAKGLTYYAVDMTRPELELPAHYGFVPGLDFRERDIHPSIGLFVGRLLAEVANPEDAERGLATIAEVYGEDAFFMPFFRGMLSLRQGQLLAAEQWFQEAEPIQPDDDKKALAAFYIGYVKTLMEDWEGSIPCLDRAIALSKEVKEYFNLRGVAKFKRAMYDEAACDFEAVLGLDKGSAMDIANLGVCNRHLGNPDKAMELLSAALELDPSLEYARKHLDELNADQ, encoded by the coding sequence GTGATCCGCATCGCCCCCTGCCCCAAGGGCTACACTCGCGACCAGGACAAGACCAACCCACCGACCGAAACCGTGGCCCGGGTCAAAAAAATCATGGCCGCAAAAGGACGCGACATCCTGGCAGAGACCAGGCGCATAGATACCGGCCGGCTGGACATACCGGTGTACCTGTCCATATGCGGCGAGGCCGCCAAACGGGTGATGCCGACACGCAAGCAGATGGGCAAGGGCGCCTCTCCGGAGCAGGCCGAGGCATCCGCGCTCATGGAGCTTGTGGAGCGCTTCTCTTTCTTCAGCTTCTGGGAAGATGCGGACTTCAAAGCCCTCACCTACTCCGAAGCCATGGAGGAAGCCGAGGACAGAGGCCTGCCGCCTGTGATGCCCGTTTCCGAAATCCTCGCCTCAGTGCACGAGAATTTGCCGGAAGAAGACGCCCTGCGCGTGCTGGACACCATGCGCTGGCTCTTTTATCCGGCCACCGCCCTGGGCGAGGACCGAGAGACCCTCGCACCTCTCGACTGGTTCAAGGTCCTCGGCGAATTCAACGGCACCTGCGCCGGCAACGCCACGGCCGAATCGCTGCTGCAGGGCGGCTGCGAGCTCATCGAGCGGCACGTCTGCGCTCTGTGGGACCGAGACCACCGCGAAACCCCGACAATCCGCCATGAGTCCCTGCAGGATCCAGTGCTCGTCCAGTTGCTCCGGAAATTCACCGACCGCTCCATACAGGTGGTGCTCAAGGATTTCACCATGGATATGCCCGCGCCCACCGTGGCTGCCGCGGCGTATGATCCCAACACGTTCCCGGACCGCTCGGAAATCGTCTTTACCGCCGGCACAGCAGCATCGCCCGTAAAAGCGGCTATCCGCGCACTCACCGAGGTGGCGCAGCTGGCGGGCGACTTCGAGACAGGCTCGGTCTACGAGGCCTCCGGCCTGCCCAAACTCGAAAGTCCGGAAGAATTCGAAGCCCTGGCCAAAGGCCCGCAGGTGGACCTGGATTCGCTGCCGTCCATCGAGGACGGCGACATCGCGGACGAGCTCTCCGCCTTGTGCCAAGGGCTCAAGGCCAAGGGGCTGACCTACTACGCCGTGGACATGACCCGGCCCGAGCTGGAGCTGCCCGCGCATTATGGTTTCGTACCCGGCCTGGATTTCCGCGAACGGGACATCCACCCCAGCATCGGGCTGTTCGTGGGCCGGCTGCTGGCGGAAGTGGCCAACCCGGAGGACGCCGAACGCGGCCTGGCGACCATCGCCGAGGTCTACGGCGAGGACGCATTCTTCATGCCCTTCTTCCGTGGCATGCTCTCTCTGCGACAAGGCCAGTTGCTGGCTGCGGAGCAATGGTTCCAGGAAGCGGAACCTATCCAGCCGGACGATGACAAAAAGGCTCTGGCGGCGTTCTATATCGGCTACGTGAAGACGCTCATGGAGGACTGGGAAGGATCCATTCCCTGTCTGGATCGCGCCATCGCGCTGTCCAAGGAGGTGAAGGAATACTTCAACCTCCGCGGGGTGGCTAAGTTCAAGCGCGCCATGTACGATGAGGCTGCCTGCGACTTCGAAGCAGTGCTCGGCCTGGACAAGGGCTCGGCCATGGATATAGCAAACCTGGGCGTGTGCAACAGGCACCTGGGCAATCCGGACAAGGCCATGGAACTGCTGAGCGCCGCGCTTGAGCTGGACCCGAGCCTGGAATATGCACGTAAACATCTGGATGAATTGAACGCGGACCAGTAA
- a CDS encoding SpoIIE family protein phosphatase, translating into MSFRWKVFLIFLACSLVPVAVVSFINRGVTERTGVVISDSAAEAMRDVVRDDIIQMASNLAETIGSNKNTLLFTVDVLAERLQRALSKPPARAPEAVFSLEDFRNPARAPEDMTEDAVYAPSHGVGAARVSRSHPVFFYAEESRALSQPDGVYPADVRALAATAPFLRRILEAFPNVVYRVYVSLENGLYCSLPGHAGYPPEYDPRTRVWYRRAVETGEPVWSMPLQDAPTRRLTLTASAPIRDVSGRIIGVAGLDVLDSVAMRGPQITDRWGDDARTFLVYPDQNPGTGGMDLRIAASQPPQAPVAPGESDAALNDQEMRHPWLDGLAPEDKAALLRHLQTLHPGAMEVRYDGEEYLLAYSSLETIHFLVLVPQAAYMNLPNQVQRALGGIMDFNLLASGAVSLLVVAVVLALLGLGTRYLTAPLIKISDAVRRLGEGDFSVHLDLQLKDKRGNQLVKALNEMGPKLEDHLRLRHALAVAEEVQRNFLPKRAPQFQRFDVQGASIYCDETGGDYYDYIPFKEGEQPTTAVLVGDVSGHGVPSALLMATARALLRCLCAVPGQGLSLAQRVGLVNSLLCSDVAGTGRFMTLFLLELDDADDRVRWVRAGHDPALLYDPAADTFEHLEGDGMVMGVLADYEYRSYEATLDTPGLVLAMGTDGIWEARNAAGEMFGKDRFQEAIRAHAHKNAPAIFEAVIDTLVEFMDGAAFEDDVTLVVVKRRQT; encoded by the coding sequence ATGAGCTTTCGCTGGAAAGTGTTTCTGATATTCCTCGCATGCAGCCTCGTGCCCGTCGCGGTGGTGTCCTTCATCAACCGCGGCGTCACTGAGCGCACCGGCGTGGTCATATCCGACAGCGCGGCCGAAGCCATGCGGGACGTGGTCCGCGACGACATCATTCAGATGGCGAGCAACCTCGCCGAAACCATCGGCTCCAACAAAAACACGCTGCTCTTCACCGTGGACGTTCTCGCCGAACGCCTGCAGCGGGCTCTGTCCAAACCGCCCGCGCGTGCGCCCGAAGCCGTCTTCTCCCTTGAAGATTTTCGCAACCCGGCGCGCGCTCCGGAGGATATGACCGAGGACGCTGTCTACGCGCCCTCACACGGAGTCGGGGCCGCACGCGTGAGCCGTAGCCATCCCGTTTTCTTCTACGCCGAAGAAAGCAGGGCGCTCAGTCAGCCCGACGGCGTCTATCCGGCGGATGTCCGCGCACTCGCCGCCACGGCGCCGTTCTTGCGCCGCATCCTGGAGGCCTTTCCCAACGTCGTCTACCGCGTTTATGTGAGCCTGGAAAATGGGCTGTACTGCTCGCTGCCCGGGCACGCCGGGTATCCGCCGGAGTACGATCCGCGCACTCGGGTATGGTACCGCCGCGCCGTTGAGACAGGCGAGCCGGTCTGGTCCATGCCGCTCCAGGACGCGCCGACCCGCCGGCTGACCCTCACGGCCTCGGCTCCGATACGCGACGTCTCCGGCCGCATCATCGGCGTGGCGGGTCTGGACGTGCTCGACTCCGTAGCCATGCGCGGCCCGCAGATAACGGACCGCTGGGGCGACGATGCGCGGACGTTCCTCGTCTACCCGGACCAGAACCCCGGGACCGGCGGCATGGACCTGCGCATCGCCGCAAGTCAGCCGCCGCAGGCGCCTGTTGCTCCCGGCGAGTCCGATGCAGCCCTGAACGACCAGGAGATGCGCCATCCCTGGCTGGACGGACTCGCCCCCGAGGACAAGGCCGCACTCCTGCGCCATCTTCAGACACTGCACCCCGGCGCCATGGAGGTCCGTTACGACGGGGAAGAATACCTGCTCGCCTATTCATCGCTGGAGACCATCCACTTTCTCGTCCTCGTTCCGCAGGCCGCCTACATGAACCTGCCCAACCAGGTGCAGCGGGCCCTCGGCGGAATCATGGACTTCAATCTCCTGGCTTCCGGCGCAGTCTCCCTACTCGTCGTGGCCGTCGTCCTCGCCCTGCTGGGCCTGGGCACCCGCTATCTGACAGCGCCCCTTATAAAGATATCCGATGCCGTCCGACGCCTCGGTGAAGGCGATTTCTCAGTCCATCTCGATCTGCAACTCAAGGACAAGCGCGGCAACCAACTGGTGAAGGCGCTCAACGAGATGGGGCCCAAGCTGGAGGACCACCTGCGGCTGCGCCACGCCCTGGCCGTGGCCGAGGAGGTGCAGCGGAACTTCCTGCCCAAAAGAGCGCCGCAGTTCCAACGCTTCGACGTCCAGGGCGCTTCCATCTACTGCGACGAAACCGGCGGCGATTATTACGACTACATCCCGTTCAAAGAGGGGGAGCAGCCCACGACCGCCGTTCTCGTGGGCGACGTCTCAGGCCACGGCGTGCCTTCAGCCCTGCTCATGGCTACGGCCCGCGCTCTGCTGCGCTGTCTCTGCGCCGTTCCCGGCCAGGGGTTGAGCCTGGCTCAACGCGTGGGTCTGGTGAACTCCCTGCTCTGCTCGGATGTGGCCGGAACCGGCCGATTCATGACCCTGTTCCTTCTGGAGCTCGACGATGCCGACGACCGCGTGCGTTGGGTGCGAGCCGGGCACGATCCCGCCCTGCTCTACGACCCGGCAGCCGATACCTTCGAGCACCTGGAAGGCGACGGAATGGTGATGGGCGTGCTCGCCGACTACGAGTATCGCTCATACGAGGCCACGCTCGACACGCCCGGACTCGTGCTCGCCATGGGCACGGACGGCA
- a CDS encoding tetratricopeptide repeat protein: MDKISLSSLIKKLPQFKESRMVAAGFAVWASWSTDLNPAVGKTLADYGGLLIANERRQALWFFFTKDVFLALAKLEVWSRLNPLKAYVQVVPAKLLVDMKLQLSMSLESSLANQDAPTPEEFQAWMHPKLVETLKGTPGIELRDAPKKTGLARLEWKTLHADPRLPYQSSMGWYLVLKPVGNPLDKSFQQGWREFFSEIEQILKRLKTKYLIKDNFLMLPLDTLRELRMWCQEYLSLVSRLRETSPETYWPCVQAIVNKKGFNLNPEMYKKIPLDWDQLSPDFPHMSYRTAFLMGEGFRIKDVRFSVDQSSMDDWCNVSLKDELAVVEDMLQVELPKRLVAGQHPSCFYCGQRTHPVTECPSRPMEELEQDIWERVAAVDIDEMKRALESIDGQLKKGDITEGITDLLSGHGSTESLLMRAIYEINAPSQLRMLQTVWRSTGREYPKGLTQLVDAGDEPIWEALAQLREGELTTVERILSKEIFKAPRNYQPIALRGFSMLEKGDEPRALSLWAEAERNTATPLQQSYLIFLQARAQEMMGKLETAMELYKNALKISPSWLDAAYRQGVCQVKMGFAEQAMGFFEDLFAKDPHMFNRALFDPEMERGHVQLLSSLHRLWNDAKQRAEEELKSFDELKKEVGRWFPEDHPFYTELNQRIASVQRMSEVKNYVAFVRLAQERLAVARDLQRKVDDEGRKLKKKYMSYMERLKVIRRESSWFPFPRILVDFNRDFNYVAKHLNWAISQHLQVADNFRKASDMEEKVQAKLEKLESRLRTLKIVRDSTLFVMIMGKTFMWLELVCLVLSFAFLPLASYWGPELGLGWADDMSLRKKFEVQTSIIVLFSFLALGISALRTALIFESRKDKLFRKVQQQ; encoded by the coding sequence ATGGATAAAATATCCCTGAGTTCGCTCATCAAGAAGCTGCCGCAGTTCAAGGAATCGCGGATGGTCGCCGCGGGGTTCGCGGTGTGGGCCTCCTGGTCGACCGATCTGAACCCGGCGGTAGGCAAAACGCTGGCTGATTACGGCGGATTGCTCATCGCGAACGAGCGGCGCCAAGCGCTGTGGTTCTTCTTTACCAAGGATGTGTTTCTTGCGCTGGCCAAGCTGGAGGTCTGGTCACGCCTCAATCCGCTGAAGGCGTATGTTCAGGTTGTCCCTGCCAAGCTTCTGGTGGACATGAAGCTGCAACTCTCCATGTCCCTGGAAAGCAGCCTGGCGAACCAGGACGCCCCTACGCCTGAGGAGTTCCAGGCCTGGATGCACCCCAAGCTCGTGGAGACGCTCAAGGGGACGCCAGGTATCGAGTTGAGGGATGCGCCCAAAAAGACGGGGCTGGCCAGGCTTGAATGGAAGACCCTGCATGCCGATCCGCGGCTGCCGTATCAATCCTCCATGGGCTGGTATCTCGTGCTCAAACCCGTGGGCAATCCGCTGGACAAGTCGTTCCAGCAGGGCTGGCGCGAGTTCTTCTCGGAAATCGAGCAGATCCTCAAGCGGCTCAAGACAAAGTACCTTATCAAGGACAATTTCCTTATGTTGCCCCTGGACACCCTGCGCGAACTGCGCATGTGGTGCCAGGAGTACCTGAGTCTCGTGAGCCGTCTGCGGGAGACGAGCCCCGAAACGTACTGGCCTTGCGTTCAGGCCATCGTGAACAAGAAAGGGTTCAATCTGAACCCTGAAATGTACAAGAAGATTCCCCTGGACTGGGATCAGCTCTCGCCGGATTTTCCGCATATGAGCTATCGCACGGCGTTCCTCATGGGCGAAGGCTTCAGGATCAAGGACGTGCGGTTCTCCGTCGACCAGAGCTCCATGGACGACTGGTGCAACGTGAGCCTCAAGGACGAGTTGGCAGTGGTGGAGGACATGCTCCAGGTGGAATTGCCCAAGCGGCTGGTCGCCGGGCAGCATCCGTCATGTTTTTACTGCGGCCAGCGCACGCACCCGGTGACGGAATGCCCGAGCCGGCCGATGGAGGAGCTGGAGCAGGACATCTGGGAGCGCGTGGCGGCGGTGGATATCGACGAGATGAAACGCGCCCTCGAATCCATCGATGGCCAGTTGAAAAAGGGCGACATCACCGAAGGCATCACCGATCTTCTGAGCGGGCACGGATCTACGGAAAGCCTGCTCATGCGCGCCATCTACGAGATAAACGCGCCGTCCCAGCTGCGCATGCTGCAAACCGTGTGGCGCAGTACCGGCCGCGAATACCCCAAGGGGCTCACGCAGCTTGTGGACGCCGGGGACGAACCCATATGGGAAGCCCTTGCCCAGCTCCGCGAAGGCGAGTTGACGACCGTGGAGCGCATCCTCTCCAAAGAGATATTCAAGGCTCCGCGCAACTATCAGCCTATCGCATTGCGCGGATTCTCCATGCTGGAGAAGGGAGACGAGCCCCGCGCGCTGTCCTTGTGGGCTGAAGCCGAACGCAACACTGCAACGCCGCTGCAGCAGTCGTACCTCATATTCCTGCAGGCCCGCGCGCAGGAGATGATGGGCAAGCTTGAAACTGCCATGGAGCTGTACAAAAACGCGCTCAAGATTTCCCCCTCGTGGCTGGACGCCGCCTACCGCCAGGGGGTGTGCCAGGTGAAGATGGGATTTGCCGAGCAGGCCATGGGGTTTTTCGAAGACCTGTTCGCCAAAGACCCGCATATGTTCAACCGCGCTTTGTTCGATCCGGAAATGGAGCGTGGCCACGTGCAGCTTTTGTCCTCGCTGCATCGACTCTGGAACGACGCCAAACAGCGGGCCGAGGAGGAGCTCAAGAGCTTCGACGAGTTGAAGAAGGAAGTGGGGCGCTGGTTCCCGGAGGACCACCCCTTCTACACCGAGCTCAACCAGCGCATAGCCTCGGTGCAGCGGATGTCCGAGGTGAAGAACTACGTGGCTTTCGTTCGTCTGGCGCAGGAACGTCTCGCCGTGGCGCGCGACCTCCAGCGCAAGGTGGACGATGAGGGCCGCAAGCTGAAAAAGAAGTACATGAGCTACATGGAGCGGCTCAAGGTGATACGCCGCGAGTCCTCGTGGTTCCCGTTCCCGCGCATCCTTGTGGATTTCAATCGCGACTTCAACTACGTGGCCAAGCATCTGAACTGGGCCATATCTCAGCACCTTCAGGTGGCGGACAACTTCCGCAAAGCCAGCGACATGGAGGAGAAGGTGCAGGCGAAGCTCGAGAAGCTGGAGAGTCGTCTACGCACACTCAAGATTGTCCGGGACTCCACCTTGTTCGTGATGATCATGGGCAAGACCTTCATGTGGCTGGAGTTGGTGTGCCTTGTGCTCTCCTTCGCCTTTTTGCCGCTGGCGTCTTACTGGGGGCCGGAGCTGGGCCTGGGGTGGGCGGACGATATGTCGCTGCGCAAGAAGTTCGAAGTGCAGACGAGCATCATCGTGCTGTTCTCGTTCCTCGCTCTGGGTATCTCCGCCTTGCGCACGGCGCTCATTTTCGAATCGCGCAAGGACAAGCTGTTCCGCAAGGTGCAGCAGCAATAA
- a CDS encoding glycosyltransferase family 9 protein encodes MSPTSHIFSCILVCQLSRLGDVLLATPAIELLARTCPEAEVHVLTDRRAVPLLEGNPHIAAVHAVDEAESAGPVRALRIAMRLTREHRFDLVVDFQQTVLTRLASLLSGAPMRIADKRAFYLRPFYTHMGERRPGYAARSKVDLLAPLGIVWQGERPRMFLNDNDRARARTVLAGLFPDVRQGNFITVDSTQARQCRCWPAGKFARLIATAAREHPETIFLPLYGPGEQGVVDELLRYAVDEGVPSERVRRTDEPLDLRTTAACIEAARLHVGNCSLPRHLAVAVGTPSLSVLGPTAEASWTYPWKAWGGEPHETARAAIACAPCAVAGSEGDCGDPRCMEALEVETVAAVLGRMLETDAVGSRF; translated from the coding sequence ATGTCGCCGACATCACACATTTTTTCTTGCATTCTGGTCTGCCAGCTTTCGCGACTGGGTGACGTGCTGTTGGCCACGCCCGCCATCGAACTGTTGGCGCGAACCTGTCCTGAAGCAGAGGTGCATGTGCTTACGGACAGACGCGCCGTGCCGCTGCTGGAGGGGAATCCGCACATCGCGGCTGTCCATGCCGTGGATGAAGCGGAATCTGCCGGGCCTGTGCGCGCCTTGCGCATAGCCATGCGGCTTACTCGGGAGCACCGCTTCGATCTCGTGGTTGATTTCCAGCAGACCGTGCTGACCCGGCTCGCCTCGTTGCTTTCCGGCGCGCCCATGCGCATTGCCGACAAGCGGGCTTTCTACCTTCGGCCCTTTTATACGCATATGGGGGAGCGCCGGCCCGGTTACGCTGCGCGCAGCAAGGTCGACCTGCTGGCTCCGCTGGGCATCGTGTGGCAGGGCGAGCGTCCGAGGATGTTTCTGAACGACAATGATCGCGCACGGGCCCGCACGGTTCTTGCCGGGTTGTTTCCCGACGTACGGCAGGGCAACTTCATAACGGTGGATTCCACCCAGGCAAGGCAATGCCGATGCTGGCCTGCCGGAAAGTTCGCCAGGCTCATCGCCACGGCGGCGCGGGAGCACCCGGAGACAATCTTCCTGCCGCTGTACGGTCCGGGAGAGCAGGGAGTAGTGGACGAGTTGCTGCGCTACGCCGTGGATGAGGGCGTGCCGTCGGAGCGCGTGCGGCGGACGGACGAGCCGCTGGATTTGCGCACGACCGCGGCGTGCATCGAGGCTGCGCGGCTGCATGTGGGAAACTGTTCCTTGCCGCGGCATCTGGCGGTTGCCGTGGGCACGCCGAGCCTCAGCGTGCTGGGACCCACTGCCGAGGCGTCCTGGACGTATCCCTGGAAGGCATGGGGGGGCGAACCGCACGAGACAGCCCGCGCCGCGATTGCCTGTGCGCCGTGCGCAGTGGCGGGCTCCGAGGGTGACTGCGGCGATCCGCGTTGCATGGAGGCCCTGGAGGTGGAAACAGTTGCCGCTGTTCTGGGGCGGATGCTGGAGACAGACGCCGTGGGCAGTCGGTTCTAG
- a CDS encoding TusE/DsrC/DsvC family sulfur relay protein yields MATVEYAGKTFEVDEDGFLQRFEDWCPEWVDYVKESEGIKELTEGHQKVIDFLQDYYKKNGIAPMVRILSKVTGYKLKQIYELFPSGPGKGACKMAGLPKPTGCV; encoded by the coding sequence ATGGCAACGGTTGAATACGCCGGCAAGACCTTTGAGGTGGACGAGGACGGTTTCCTGCAGCGCTTTGAGGACTGGTGCCCCGAGTGGGTTGACTATGTTAAGGAGTCCGAGGGCATCAAGGAACTCACCGAAGGCCACCAGAAGGTCATCGATTTCCTGCAGGACTACTACAAGAAAAACGGCATCGCCCCCATGGTCCGCATCCTGTCCAAGGTGACCGGCTACAAGCTCAAGCAGATCTACGAGCTGTTCCCGTCCGGTCCGGGCAAGGGCGCCTGTAAGATGGCCGGCCTGCCCAAGCCCACGGGCTGCGTCTAA